The following proteins are encoded in a genomic region of Xenopus laevis strain J_2021 chromosome 3L, Xenopus_laevis_v10.1, whole genome shotgun sequence:
- the LOC121401570 gene encoding charged multivesicular body protein 7-like isoform X2 codes for MEEARTYNRAGNKKQALRCLRKRKLVERRITELQNKQDNIQGILERISAAETDRKVVSAYQMGVSALKQALKDVTLEKAESIVDQIQEYCDLQDDLSQTLSSVTDAECLESCQQCEITRQLC; via the exons ATGGAGGAAGccagaacctataatcgggcaggAAACAAGAAGCAG GCTCTGCGTTGTTTGCGAAAGAGAAAGCTAGTGGAGCGTCGCATTACGGAGCTGCAGAACAAGCAGGACAACATACAGGGAATCTTGGAGAGGATATCGGCTGCCGAAACAGACCGCAAG GTTGTCTCTGCGTACCAGATGGGAGTCTCTGCTCTTAAACAGGCCCTAAAAGATGTCACTTTGGAGAAGGCAGAAAGTATTGTGGATCAGATTCAAGAG TATTGTGATCTCCAGGATGACCTCAGTCAGACTCTGTCCTCAGTCACCGACGCAG AATGTTTGGAGAGCTGCCAGCAATGTGAGATTACACGCCAGCTCTGCTAA
- the LOC121401570 gene encoding charged multivesicular body protein 7-like isoform X1, whose product MEEARTYNRAGNKKQALRCLRKRKLVERRITELQNKQDNIQGILERISAAETDRKVVSAYQMGVSALKQALKDVTLEKAESIVDQIQEYCDLQDDLSQTLSSVTDAEVEIMQNIAKVELLVHEY is encoded by the exons ATGGAGGAAGccagaacctataatcgggcaggAAACAAGAAGCAG GCTCTGCGTTGTTTGCGAAAGAGAAAGCTAGTGGAGCGTCGCATTACGGAGCTGCAGAACAAGCAGGACAACATACAGGGAATCTTGGAGAGGATATCGGCTGCCGAAACAGACCGCAAG GTTGTCTCTGCGTACCAGATGGGAGTCTCTGCTCTTAAACAGGCCCTAAAAGATGTCACTTTGGAGAAGGCAGAAAGTATTGTGGATCAGATTCAAGAG TATTGTGATCTCCAGGATGACCTCAGTCAGACTCTGTCCTCAGTCACCGACGCAG AAGTAGAAATCATGCAGAACATTGCCAAAGTGGAACTGTTAGTTCATGAGTATTAG
- the selenos.L gene encoding selenoprotein S L homeolog (UGA stop codon recoded as selenocysteine), with amino-acid sequence MELGNQPGPGNRPEIELEWYQYVQNTVGWALASYGWYILFGCIILYFLIQKLSANFTRAGASTHTTVTDPDEIVRRQEAVTAARMRMQEELNAQAELYKQKQVQLQEEKRRRNIETWDRMQEGKSSKVACRLGQDASPSTSASSSPSTSSSAPKPKPERKPLRGSGYNPLTGDGGSTCAWRPGRRGPSSGGUG; translated from the exons ATGGAGCTGGGAAACCAACCGGGGCCGGGGAATCGTCCCGAAATAGAACTGGAGTGGTACCAGTATGTTCAGAACACAG TTGGCTGGGCTCTTGCAAGCTATGGCTGGTACATTTTATTTGGCTGCATCATTCTATATTTCTTGATTCAGAAGTTGTCTGCAAACTTCACACGAGCTGGCGCGTCTACTCACACCACTGTGACAG ACCCTGATGAGATTGTCAGAAGACAAGAAGCAGTGACAGCCGCCCGGATGCGAATGCAGGAGGAGTTAAACGCTCAGGCTGAATTATACAAACAGAAGCAGGTTCAG TTGCAAGAAGAAAAGCGGCGGCGGAACATAGAGACCTGGGATCGTATGCAAGAAGGGAAGAGTTCCAAGGTGGCCTGCCGTCTTGGCCAG GATGCATCTCCTAGCACCTCCGCTTCATCATCCCCCTCCACTTCATCATCTGCCCCAAAGCCCAAGCCAGAGAGGAAACCATTGCGTGGCAGTG GATACAATCCTCTGACAGGAGATGGAGGCAGTACATGTGCTTGGCGACCAGGCCGAAGGGGTCCTTCTTCAGGAGGATGAGGTTAA